gactcaataacgattattaatgcctaAAAACGTAGGGGCGTTTACAAATAatcacaaaaataaaatgatctAAATAAAactgaggctaatcatcccaaaacatccattaatccgcacattcacagcaaatttaaccattaaacagtGTAAAAATGTACCCAAAAAGAACGTAAAtttcatttcgttgcaacatatGAAATCGAAGTATcaaaacctggctctaataccaattgaaggatctcttactgTAGAGTTCCATTAGTgcgttcagatcgctccgatctcacagtgaccgaaatacaataatatacattcaaacgaacagttatgcaaacaaatattaattaacggcatgctatgaacaacaaaataacaagggaatgagttgtcataccagttgaagacaatcttcaatcttcgaaACTAAATGCAGCAGAACCTTCcacccgatcaaccaacgccTAGCAGCAGCGTCAACtatagcagcacgaacaaccgcacgaacacgaacgtcGCGGGGACGACGCCACCAGAAAGGAGGCCtaggtattctcgaagtgagaacccaaagtgtggtctttgatgaatttggtagaggaaggaggaagcacggatcgtgtaggcgataagcaagtgggagggaaaaaggcgctatcgcataacaaaatctgtctcttatacacatctagatgtgtataagagacagctatacgatcgtttagagaagctatgcgatcatgtaggaactagtgtgcgatcgtttaggcgcgaggtggacaatcgtttaggcggagaggaACTATCGTATAAGCTCTCGAAATGCTTAAGCGATCTCTTACTTTTCACCAGCGCGATCTCTTGATTTCTTTTCGGACGGGCGATTGAACtcacgattcaaaatgaaacaatttcatttttatttcatcggttacaataaccaacgctgccccactaacccacgtccaaacgtgatttttgggttaattatcatataattaaccaactaatatattaataaatataatcatattatatttttaacctatagtttgatatcacatatctactatagtattttctcatctacttgatataaatcatatttatatcaaattttctccaaaataatgtatctcagacatttagccaattatatcatatataattaaccagtccaattatatcatatataatcgaactttctcttgtcaatttgaacacttcaaattaatccaaacactggttctcgactttatccaagttacccaggggacctaatggacctgtggctcgaagctccaacgatccgtgaatagctgactaaactttttagccacgagatcccccatccgttaactgtcaggcatttcactaaagaccaacaactgaactcttcttaccacagatatatttatgtatccatcagatataaccaatcatgactactatgacccttcatagatgctcgtaagtataactgggtcaaattatcattttgcccttgtagttatatctcactccttaaataccattgattcctttaatgaacaatacaacatagttcaactatgtgtgaatacctctcgggccaagagaaggtgagTGGCGCCACATCACTCAAGCcctagaattagcccttaagggagcttctacttacccctgcctcggggaaggagtgaattccatcttgtgtagctaagttcccaactctcagatcagacaaatccccaaaatggtaggtttgaatcgacgacctggccactcgcacccatacaaatcaaaggatcgcccttaatggcaggagtttccaactcagttaggattgagatcatgttacatatggttatcctagtgaagtgaagtctctgtcatgaacggtgttatataacgagacgttaacactttgtggtcaggttttatacaaactctttgtataggatgcccccactcacatgtccccaatacgaatgatcaggatcagatcatctgtgacaagtcacaacacttgtgaccattccacaaagcgggccgcatccatagcgttaccaggataaggtttccttcctatatccatatagtacagaccattttggttatcactcaagacatgatccacttatatgtcaccacatacatgcttgagtcacatacagataatcagggattttatgtttattggtttgtggtaaagcaaataaaacaagcaactgagcaaaataaaagatgtgaagtaaatatcatatattatacaacacaatcgttcatacaaactatttacaaactataggatacgagactttagggcatcaaccccaacaatcttccacttgtcctaaagcgaagtggggtgtacaataaactagggcataaaagcccagtacaagaaaatctcccagttgccctagtccagctgcgggcgatcctgtagacccatgctccgtaggtgaccctcaaacactgtagtcgtgagagcctttgtaaatgggtcagcaacgttgtgctctgaagcgatcttcgtgacgatcacgtcccctcgatgcactatctcgtagatcagatgatacttccgctctatatatttgccgcgcctgtgactccttggctccttggagttcgccactgccctactattatcacaatagagagtaatgggcctagacatatttggaacaacttccagttctgtcaagaacaTCTTGAGCCAGCGACCTTCTTATCAGCTTCGCAAGCTGCTATGTACTCTGccttcatagtggagtcggcgatgcacccctacttaatGTAAAAATCTAAAGAAAAACTTCTCTTTCCACTCGTGATCAAGTCTAGCTTCTTCCATTTCAATTTTGCAAGAAAATTAATGTAAAAAATGTTAAATCAGTTCAAATCGAAAAGTTTTAAGTCATTATATAAGTTTAGGTTTATCTAATTTTTAGAAGTGTTCTCATCTCTCCACTTTACATTTGGGTTTGAATATCAATTCCTCTAAATTGTCTGCTAAGCTATAAGGTTGATCTGTGAAGGATATCCCAGCCTCAAGTACTTGGATCTGTTTGTGTATGTGAACTTGACAAACCATGATATAGTGAATGCTACATCAAGTCTTGAGAATTCGGAGATTAGGAAGCAAAATTTTTGTATTCGAAGGTCGATCTTTCACACTAAGAGGTATGAGCATTGAAGGTTGTATGGTGGAGATTCTAAActaaatattttccaaattcGATGGAGGTTACAGTCAAATGCAAGATTAATATTGTCCTAATACTATATGTATCACCGCACTTAAAAACCAAGATTGGTGTTGTTTTCCCAAGTCAAACAGTTCTTAGTTTACCTATTCTATTTTATGGCTGTAATAAATCTATTTGTTTCAACTTGCATGGTGGATCAATGTGGCATAGGATTTGTATAACTTTTAGTTAACCGCGTATGGATTTTAGGTTTAACCTTATACAAAGCATCGTGGGTAAACAAATTTCAAGACAAAAACTAAATGGCATTCGAGATTAACTAAGAAGACTGAAAGGAACCCAAAACCTTACCCACTGCATAACACAGGAACTGGCGACAATTGTGACTAGAGACGTGAAAAGGCGGTGGCGCATTAGCGGCTACAAGCAATAACTGAGAGAGAGTGTGTGTTGCAACCAACGTTTAAGGGCATAGAGATTGAAGGGAGATGAAGATAATTACTCACCAGTAATTGAAAGAGTGTGTGTCGAGagatagaaaaaaagaaataaaaccaCTCACCAAAGTTGCTACAATCAACGGAGACGAGAGTTGGCCAACGATGGAATGCAGGCAAAATTTTAGGGTATAGAGATGAAAGGGAGATGAAGATAGAAAGAGAGGAATAAGAGCAGATGTCAAGACTCATGTGAGAGTATATtacgttttttgtttttcatcaaATATGAGAGTGTGCACAAAGTTTTTACAAATCAAACTCTCCGCCTTTTTTTTATCCCTCTTTCATAGCCTCCTTTGAAAAATGCTAGATTGAAGAGCTATCTTATTAAGTAGTGTTTTCTTTCTCATCAAGTAAATATATTCAAGTTTTAAAGGAAGACTAAGAGAGAGAAATACAATCCTTTAGAAGACCATTATCATggataaaaaaatgttattctAACTAATATGTTATTGTGAAAACCATTTAATTCTAGATCTtcatatttattgttttatacaatattaagattttattgtacATTCATGAAGTTGAAATTTATATTCACCTCAATAAGTTGttaaaattctattaaaaaaaaaaagaaaaaaattaggtCAAAATTTCATCCCATCTAAAGACGAGAGGTTTGAATTATCACTAGCTCACTTCTGGTTTGATGTAAAGAAAAAGTCAAAGTCTTCCTTAGATAAAAAATAAGTACATatctttttagttcaacaattaCACAAATAGAAGATCCAACGTCCCATTTCTACGGAAAAATGTCATGCAAAAGGATTAATatccaaaattagtgaattaaatGCGCATCATCAACGAAAGAGAAGTGAAAAGACATCATAAATCTTCACGAACAGCACAAATGTTGTAGTCGAAATATTATTTAAGGCTGCATTGTCCATCTTTGTACTGTGAAACAAAGTTCTTCACTGTCTCACAAATCCTTTCACCATCTTCCGGGACCATTCCTTCTCCATCCacctaaattttcaatataacAATCATAAATATATCATCATGATTTTCTTCCATATTACAAAGTTAATTGTATCATATGCTATTTCAAAATGAGAATTAATTCATGAGAAAGAAATTCTTAAATTAATTCTTACGTTCACTAATAGTAAAGAATAAAGGGTTTGTTTAGAatgattagagaaaaaaatatgttttttcaaaaagatcattttatttaaattcttttaataaaagatttaaagtatacttgaaaatgtttcaaatattattttgaatagttataatcacttcaattttttttttaataatttatttttaaaattacacatttaaaaaattaaattaattgaagcaTATTTGAAATGACTTTTTTTCATGCCTAAAAGTCCACATTCTAagctaaaataatttttattatttatatatggtAAACCAAGAAGATCAGTTAATTTAAGCAATTACATGTTGAAACATACTTTCCCACTCATCTCTAAGCATGAAATTTATAGCTAAAACCAATACTAAAAATGTAGATGTTGTTTaataaattgttttattttggaaaattaaatatataaacattATTTGTATCTCCCATCtttaagttcttttttttttttaatcttctttatagcaatgattttaaaatctaaagtttaaaaattaaggTTAGGCCTGAttaccatttggttttttattttaatctaatATAAACACTCTTACAATCTCTAAGGGGTATTGAACTCCCAACTTAAAACTAATTTGGGTATCCATTATAATAGTTGAAATTCTCAATTATTATAATTCACacttaaaactatttaaaaatccTCATTGTCTATcgtgtttattattttgtaagcACCATATTTCCTCATTTGTAACttagactaaaatagtttatactCAAAAACAGATTATtatatatcaaattaaaatagtcaaAACCCCAAACATGGATTGTTACAACCcacaaactataataaccaacaattataaaataaccaaCACAAAGCCCCAAACAATCCCTAAattcttgttttgttatctttttttttaccaatattttaaaaaatcaaactaaaaattaataatttttatagaattattttgttttaaaattttggctaagaattcaagcgttttaaaataaattataattaaaaattatttaaagaagCATAGCgtctaaaaaattaaattcaaacataGTTTACTTGTTGATcgacttggaaaaaaaaaaaagcttttcaTTTCCTCTCTTGTAAGCGTAAAAAAACCTAATAGATAAGAAATCAAtaagaaaaaatcaaatcaaatcgaGCTACGAGTATATTAGTTAATCTGTATTCGAGTCTCCCTATCACTGGATgtcttgaaaaaagaaaaatcttttaGTACTTGAATTATAATTTTGCAGTTATAGAACAAGATAACCCACGTGACTTTTTGTTTCCTTCTCTTTTTTGAATTTCACGAGTTTATGgtggaaaatcaaattttcaactACCAAACAACAAAACGTCCTCATAATTCATTAATTCATGAAATGAATTTAACAGATTTCATCTAGTTAATTTGTGTGAGAGACTAAAAAGTCAAAAAAAACAATACTTTCCcgttaaaaaaatgttattattacttttttattttgaaaattgggCTATTTCTCACCGTTTTTTTAAGGAACGTTTTCGTTTTCTCAAATGTTAACTTGGGGAAGatgcaaaaacaaaaacaacaaaaacaaaatttagaaatcatcgtttttttttgttagatgGTAATCAAACTAAATCTATAAAAATTCTTTCTACCTCTCAATTTaatttctacttttttttttataaatatttttaaaaatcaatccaaaatttgaaaaaNaaaaaaaaaaaaaaaaaaaaaaaaaaaaagcagttTTAAAACGTGGGAGTAGTGTTATAAGTGAATCAAAAATTAAAACTGGAAGAGAAAAGGAGTCATGAAAAAATTTGGGGAACAatagaaatgagaaaaataaaaaacctgAGCTGTAATCTTGTGAAAAGCCCGATGTTGTAAGATGGATTGATTGAGATTGAGGATGTGAGCTCCATTATGTTGGAGAAGGCGAATGATTTGTTGAAGTATAAAGTGATAATCCGATATTCCAGTGGTCAAAAACACTTCCACTGAAGAACCCACTCGATGAGCTTTAACTTGCAGCAAAAGATTTGGTTCTATTTCATGCttacattttcttcttttttcatcttcttctacgCCCATTTTATATTTTCCCTTTACCTTCTGCTTCTGCTTCagcttctctttcttttctttcaatctCTCAATGTTGTTCTGTAATTCTTTTATGTAATTTGTGGCTTCTTCAAGCTGATCCGGTACCGTTCTTGCTTCCTGCACTTCAAAGTACAAACAATATTATTATTTCTCATTGTTTTCACTTGGGCTTATTCCCAAAATTAAAGAACAATTAAAACGACCCCTGAGTTTTGATTGGGGAGAAGAGAATTGAGCGTTGAGAATAGAGCTTTCATTTCCCTTCTTCCATTTCTCTCTATCAATTTTGACGGTGGACAACAGATAGGGTTGTTCGCCATTATTCACACCTTTCCACAACCTCCTTCActtgtttttttccttcttcttctgcatatatatatatatagaggaaTAATGGTAAATactttatgatttttaaacaagataacatatttatcatctatattatatttttattagtgacattttgttttttctttgtaaTATTTTGTGTATTTTATACACTATAATGTAAATATTGATTCAACGCCCATATCGATATTTTCAAGAAAATTTAGTATTATAAGAGCCGTGTTCATTATTTTTGggttgaatttcattttgtttgttataaaatatgaaattctCACATATAATTGATGGGCTATTGGAAAAATAACTCGTGTTGTATAAAATATTGTGAGATATGTTTGTATTGTACTGTAAGCCACAAAAgattaaatgaataaataaaagatttcTTGTAGGTATCTTAGCCAAGTTGATTTGATGTGTCAATGACAAGCAGCCCTCTACTTCACAACTTCATACCCTCTCTCctctctctatctctctttcaaatttcCTAAATAGTAAGGTTTTTTTTAGGGACTACATgatttttaatctaaatttttaaatttgtgtctaatataaATGTCGAGGAGAGAGATTCTCCATCTTAGTATAGTGGAGACATTTGGATGCGAGGATTCTTCGTCGATTGATAGATCTTCACTGaaatttctttattaattttcattatttttttttgaataattctaataattttactttatgaagtcatttattttattattattagttttaaaatttagatcaCCAAAATCTTCAAATGTTTGAATCATAAATGCTCGTTATCACCGAGTTTGGTTTGAAGGAATACTTTCTAAAAATGGTTGGAAATATTCAGCAActatgtttgtttgttttgtttgttctttTAGAATTCGTATATATGAAAATATCTTAAAAGTACATGTATACCAATAATGCCCTTCCTctctataaacatattatttatttgtctaaaataatttaaatttagatcacatgcattttggtttttttttttttttttttaattattattacttGAGACAAGgtctttattaatttaatgtgACATCTGTATATCAATTTTATGTGTTATTTTGTACCAtagattaatttatatattaatttgaggattttataaaatataaaattttaatttaatcataactttattttttccaaaagtAAACCATTAACATAATTGATGGTATCGTAATGCAACGAGTTGTTTTCATATATAGAAAAAtagactaaaatatttataaatgacAAAATTCAACTTTCTATCTATAATAAATTGtgatttattatttatgtctatttgtgtcatgatagacataAATAGTAGTCGCTAATAAActgtaatattttgttattattttaaatatttttaacaattttgtcatttaaaataatttctataattttatatacattaattgattttaaataaaaaaaattgaatttggtaaagaaaaagtaaataaaagaaaattgaggtGGTGTCATTAGAACATGATTGTGTTCGATATAAAATTGTAGACCCATTAACTAAAATATGATTACTTaactaaaaaatagttttaaattaattttatatggtTTAATTGCTCAAATGACATTCAGTTTCATTGccaatattgtaaaaaaaaaaaaaaaaaaaaagagaaatcaaataaaacagGAATAGCTTTTGAAAGTAAACTTACAGGTTcgtttcattaaaataataataataattcaatttcaaatggcATAAATGAGAATTCATAATCTAATGaaaccaaataaaataataataataaaccccAGTAAATATAGGCATATAACATATTACACACAGAAATAGtatataaatcaataataaaaggcAAACAACATATATAATatcttattattaatatatatactaATAATATAGTTTCATTAtacaataataaatatttaaaaaataataaaataatttattaagaGCGAGTTGGGAGACCATCATTGTCATCAAGAAGATCTAAAAAAGATCTTAGATTTGACTCTCATGTTCGATCAAATTGAGAATCCTTGAATTGGTTAATCGAGTTGAAACTTGTGAAGATTTGATTGCTCCACATGTATATTTATCATCTCTTAAATACATTTTATACTTTCATAGTACGTAATATAATACgtactaaactttttaactaAGTGTCTAACTAGGTCTacaaactaaaaatattttcaattcatgtaattaaggatatatattaaaaagatataattaatttgagtattaattaaattaacttagTATAAAAATTCATTTCTTAATAGTGCATACaattaactatttaattaaaatgattaTCATATACTTCAGGGAAACTTTTTTTTTGCGAAACTTGCCCGATTGTATTTTAAAGAAAGTAATATTACTATACATTTGTTTTGATTGGTCAATTCATAGTACATGAGGATAAAGATAGGCAAcattatgatattttactaaTGAAATGTGTGGAAGGTAGTATGATTTCACAATTTCTATTAGGTTTTCACTTTtcaaaaaaagaggaaaaagaaataataataaaaactggAGGCTACACTGAgtcataatattaaatttctatcaaAATATCCCTATTTCCTTGGATGTTATAATGTGCACATGCTGTGGAAGTTTGTAGATATTCTATTGGTTAAATAATGAAAAACACGTGACGTCTACTCTACAACACAAACGAGAGGATGAAAGCAAGACGACAATATCAGCCATTATTTTTCAAAGAAGACTTTGTTGGTGCCACCATATCCACAACTTTTGATGTTATAaatattctctctttttttaaagttaaatgtAGCTACGTTTATCAGATTGTAATAAAAATTGGtataattgtaatgaaattttattgatgaatCAATTGTAATCTTTTGATCgtgtttacttagaattatgaattttgtcacATTTACAGTTACCGTTAATGTTATCTCTAAGGGTCAAAAAGTAACGATAACAGTAAATTtgtcaaaattcataattttgcCTTTAGAACAGTAACAACAATGGTAATCGTAATCGTAACTGTAACGATACGAAGTAGTTTTTAGATACAATTGGATTGGGCATGCTTCGCTCGTCAACCAGTTTGCGTTTTTTATTACAGTTTTGGTGATAGGCTCCATGTATCAGTATGGATGCAGAACACTAGTAAACAATTTGTTAACATTTTGTGTGTAGCCAATATTTATTTAAGTCCAGTTGTTATCATTAAGAATGTCTCTATATTTGATCTTTCTAGGTTGCGGTTGTTACATGGAAATGTTGtctttacaaaatatttttcttatgtcGAATATTCTGTCTATAGtattctttcaaatatttttcttccccACATATAAGTATTTTTGGAAGTTAGGTTGGTTTTTTTGGTATCTGCTATATGTATATAAAGTCACTTAGTCTTTGGTTTAAGGTTGGCCGTTTTCACGAAAGATTTGGAGAATCGCGTGTCTTGGGAAGTTCTTTTGTCACAATTGTTTGTAGAGTGGAAGATTGTATTATTGTTAGATTGGAGACATACTTTAAGTCGTTTGTATGCTACATCTGTATACTTCTGAGAAAGGATTCTCAAGCTTAGAGAGAGCCTAAGCTAAAGAGTGAAGTGATCTTTGCTCAAAAGGGAAATATAAAGTGCAAGTGCGAGGAAATCCCATGACTTTAGGGGAGCTTAAGTCTAACCAAGAGGGAATCTtagtcttagggggagcctaagacatTGTTCAATGATATCATTGCTTAGGGGGAGCTTAGAGTCTTATATCTAGGAGGAACCTAGGTGAATTAAGTTGTTAAGCTCTATAGAGGTCCCAGTATTTGAGTTGCCAATACAAATAAATACTATGTTGTAATAacttatcatttatattagtgaagttatctTTCCACGAGCACATTATCCCCCAGATGTAGGTGTTTGTCATTGAACTAGGTTAATAATTTCTGGTGTTATTTCTgcttggtatttttttttttgttgaatattCTGTGAATTGTCGTGACATAGTTTGTAAGATCCTTTAACGTTCAGTAGGTACTTCCATAttatttcaattggtatcaaagcggATCACCATTATTTTTAGTATTGTGATCTTAGTGTTCAACTATGGAAGGAATCAAAGAAGGTGGCTCAACCTCGCATCCACCTGTCTTAGATGGAACAAACTATGCATATTGGACGATAAATATGTGTGTCTCTGCAAAGGAATCTTGGAATGTTCTTGTTGTTTGCTCATGAAGGGTCATCAAAAGTTAAAATGTCAAGACTTCCATTGTTAGCTACAAAGTTTGAAAATCTTAGCATGCAGGAAGACGAGCCCATAGTTGGGTTTAATGTGAGACTACTTGATCTTCCAAATAAATCCTTTCCTTTTGGAGAAAAATCTCATAAGAGAAACTGGTAAGAAAGATTCTTagatcatatcatatacatcatatCCACACTACGAAAATACATTCACGTAAGTGTATTTGAAAAATCACCATGGGTACAAACCTAATGGTTTGAAAACTGCTTTTAACTTACAACTCTTCATTCTCAATCATTTTAAACACCATACTTCCACCCAATTCTCAAACATTCTAAAatcatatgtttatttttttcttaaacaaCATTTCTTATAAGTCAGAATTCTTGAACCATTGCTAAATGGCTAAAACCAAGAGATTACTACAAATTTGCTTTTCATAAATCCAATAATAGAAATAAGTCATCATAGCTAAAATTTCCCATAAGCACATATCTCATGAAATCCAATTATGCTTTAACCAAGATATCATAGGTGTAAGTTTCTTTCAATGGTAAACAGTTAGGAAATGAGCACAGGTTCTTTGAAATCTCAAGTACCAAAATCAATGGTAAgaacataaatcataatttGTCTAAAAAACTCGAAAGAAATTATAAATTgctaaaaaaaatggtaaaagtgTTTGCAAAATAACCACTCACCGTATTACAGATGAAGAAGCTCGGGTCATAAGCTACTCCGATCTTCGATTGGCCTGAAACAGTTATTTAGCCAAGGGTGTATATGAACTTTGAGTCCCCAATCATAACATATCCTTCACTTATTTAGCATCAACCCTAGATTTTCACCTATTTATCAGTTATTAACCATGGTTCCTATGGCTTCAAACATAAACCAAACAGATCTCA
This is a stretch of genomic DNA from Benincasa hispida cultivar B227 unplaced genomic scaffold, ASM972705v1 Contig316, whole genome shotgun sequence. It encodes these proteins:
- the LOC120069307 gene encoding transcription factor bHLH162-like, whose translation is MANNPICCPPSKLIERNGRREMKALFSTLNSLLPNQNSGEARTVPDQLEEATNYIKELQNNIERLKEKKEKLKQKQKVKGKYKMGVEEDEKRRKCKHEIEPNLLLQVKAHRVGSSVEVFLTTGISDYHFILQQIIRLLQHNGAHILNLNQSILQHRAFHKITAQVDGEGMVPEDGERICETVKNFVSQYKDGQCSLK